From Arachis stenosperma cultivar V10309 chromosome 2, arast.V10309.gnm1.PFL2, whole genome shotgun sequence, one genomic window encodes:
- the LOC130963513 gene encoding probable aspartic proteinase GIP1 encodes MITFSYFLIFFTLLSSNLTQQTTLISPVLKDKHKNLFTLSVYLKTPLRPTKLLLDLSFLFPWTVCADAASYNSSSDHYIECDETFCDYLGFGKPSLLCEDCYYSNLTTSHSQCPTPSTMICASWPANPITNVVDAGYVLVDTLALPTLNQSTHHGQLISLSNYTFSCAPSYFVKGLPTGVTGLAALGRSKLSVQSQFGSALTTSHSLAICFPGSTESTGVAFFGTHGPYFVFSKSNKIDLSKNLTYTPLIHNPIGITDDFPISPPHNEYYIGLTSIRVNDQHVPINASLLTINKEYGIGGTKITTRIPYTLLEPSIYKAFTELFIKEASSSRFNLTVTNPVKPFKVCYSAKGLMVTNKGPKVPIIDFVLDKENVVWRIMGTNSMVRVKNKKVDLWCLGFMDGGVKEKTSIVMGGKQLEENLVQFDVESNRLGFFSLLTSHHSLSCADFKVTDFAKHIK; translated from the coding sequence ATGATAACATTCAGCTACTTTCTCATCTTCTTCACACTTCTTTCATCCAATCTAACCCAACAAACAACTCTGATCTCACCGGTTTTAAAGGACAAACACAAAAACCTCTTCACTCTCTCTGTGTACCTCAAAACCCCACTTCGCCCCACAAAGCTCCTCCTTGACCTCTCCTTCTTGTTCCCATGGACAGTGTGCGCCGACGCCGCCTCCTACAACTCCTCCTCCGACCACTATATCGAGTGCGACGAAACCTTTTGCGATTACCTCGGCTTTGGAAAACCTAGCCTCTTATGCGAAGATTGCTACTATTCCAACCTAACCACCTCTCACTCTCAATGTCCAACACCATCCACTATGATTTGTGCTAGCTGGCCTGCAAATCCAATTACCAATGTCGTCGATGCAGGTTATGTACTCGTTGACACGTTAGCACTTCCCACTCTCAACCAGTCAACTCACCATGGTCAACTCATTTCTCTCTCTAATTATACCTTCTCTTGCGCTCCCTCATATTTCGTCAAAGGCTTACCAACGGGTGTGACCGGTTTAGCTGCATTAGGCCGGTCCAAACTCTCGGTCCAATCCCAATTCGGTTCAGCTTTGACCACTTCCCATTCTCTTGCAATTTGTTTTCCCGGTTCAACCGAATCAACCGGGGTTGCTTTCTTCGGAACCCACGGTCCGTATTTCGTGTTTTCTAAATCCAATAAAATTGATCTTTCGAAAAACCTTACTTACACTCCTCTCATTCACAACCCAATTGGAATAACAGATGATTTTCCGATTTCTCCACCTCACAATGAGTATTACATTGGTTTGACTTCTATTAGAGTCAACGATCAACATGTTCCCATCAATGCTTCTTTGTTGACTATTAACAAAGAATACGGCATTGGTGGAACTAAGATTACCACTCGTATtccatacactcttctagaacCTTCTATTTACAAGGCATTCACCGAGTTGTTTATAAAAGAAGCTAGTTCATCTAGGTTTAACCTTACCGTTACTAATCCTGTGAAGCCATTTAAGGTGTGTTACTCGGCAAAAGGGTTAATGGTGACAAATAAGGGTCCCAAAGTGCCCATCATTGATTTTGTGCTTGATAAGGAGAATGTGGTTTGGAGAATCATGGGGACAAATTCAATGGTTAGGGTTAAGAATAAGAAGGTTGACTTGtggtgtttagggtttatggatGGTGGGGTGAAGGAGAAAACTTCAATTGTGATGGGAGGGAAGCAACTTGAAGAGAATCTTGTGCAATTTGATGTTGAGTCTAATAGATTAGGGTTTTTCTCTTTACTCACATCTCATCACTCACTTTCATGTGCTGATTTTAAGGTCACTGATTTTGCCAAGCACATCAAATAA
- the LOC130961790 gene encoding F-box protein At2g27310-like has translation MSVVPVDSIPSLNSDLFYDILRRLDGPTLASAACTCAAFCSISKEESLWENVCSSVWPATNREDIKSLISSMGGFRKFYADCFPLIVNKEVADYQEKNFLEYPDDWTEAEYYGDMNEFESLSPSDFVSIVDIRFKDKAICSKVQWGVGVPNANGYDGWFYNCPFRIDLLTYRDDDNNDGVVTLSVSDGLPPITSMERERKDGKLWQELFDGLQLSWIMVNRKMKQAANLASWRPLGGQRHWPTDNDFVIRFGSVLPATDILPSQVVECILIMKFRVVNTEEDGVGTKVKLTELSMQLEDMEGAHVNGRNSLLILKEALSCRRSKNYSEVLESCHLYSKVQSELKEEKMRNESRLDRLCILSGIAAFMTFWYCVL, from the coding sequence ATGTCAGTCGTGCCGGTTGATAGCATCCCTTCGTTGAATAGTGATCTCTTCTACGACATATTACGACGTCTTGATGGCCCAACCCTGGCTAGTGCAGCATGTACCTGTGCAGCGTTTTGTTCCATTTCAAAAGAAGAAAGTTTGTGGGAAAATGTGTGTTCATCTGTGTGGCCTGCAACCAACAGGGAAGATATCAAAAGCTTAATATCATCCATGGGGGGATTCAGAAAGTTTTATGCGGATTGTTTCCCACTTATAGTAAACAAGGAAGTCGCGGATTATCAAGAGAAGAACTTTCTTGAGTACCCGGATGATTGGACCGAGGCAGAATACTATGGTGATATGAATGAGTTCGAAAGCCTCTCTCCATCGGATTTCGTCTCTATAGTCGATATCAGATTTAAGGATAAGGCAATCTGCTCGAAAGTTCAATGGGGTGTTGGAGTTCCAAATGCTAATGGATATGATGGTTGGTTCTACAACTGCCCCTTTAGGATTGATCTCCTCACATATAGAGACGACGATAACAATGATGGTGTGGTTACCCTCTCGGTATCCGATGGTTTGCCACCGATTACATCAATGGAACGAGAAAGGAAAGATGGGAAACTTTGGCAAGAGCTTTTCGACGGTCTCCAATTAAGTTGGATCATGGTGAACCGTAAAATGAAGCAAGCTGCCAATCTTGCTAGCTGGAGACCTCTTGGCGGCCAAAGGCATTGGCCGACAGATAATGATTTCGTGATCAGATTTGGCTCCGTTCTCCCTGCAACAGACATTCTTCCTTCACAAGTAGTAGAATGCATCCTTATAATGAAGTTTAGAGTGGTTAACACCGAAGAAGATGGTGTTGGAACAAAAGTTAAGCTAACCGAGTTAAGCATGCAATTGGAAGACATGGAAGGTGCTCATGTTAATGGAAGGAACAGTTTGCTTATTCTGAAGGAAGCACTTAGCTGTAGAAGGAGCAAGAATTATAGTGAAGTTCTTGAGTCTTGTCATTTGTACTCAAAAGTGCAGAGTGAGTTGAAGGAAGAGAAGATGAGGAATGAGAGTAGGTTGGATAGGCTTTGTATTCTAAGTGGCATTGCTGCTTTTATGACATTTTGGTACTGTGTTTTgtga